One Grus americana isolate bGruAme1 unplaced genomic scaffold, bGruAme1.mat scaffold_108, whole genome shotgun sequence genomic region harbors:
- the LOC129200423 gene encoding transcription initiation factor TFIID subunit 4-like: GLEREPGPASLRSPCPLSPAHRQRLPGLLQRGRDPSSLPAAAPAAARGTSWAPGPGSHALVSLPGTEPGPGGAAKRAEGPGAAAPSPAPADGRSSPAWLQLQLQPRVISAPDAARSSSGSSTLRPMDVPPRPTPARSGRETLLLLTAPGAFVQLRPCVILGPAETPDVPVSHSSSPTAPPSSAQWTLEPCVSSCCFQLQAPDARLVPLLLMGPQLGVRAAPQLWGLVTRS, encoded by the exons GGGCTTGAACGGGAACCGGGGCCGGCCTCGCTGCGGAGCCCCTGCCCGCTCTCCCCGGCACACCGACAGCGGCTGCCGGGGCTACTGCAGCGGGGCCGCGACCCCTCGAGTCTCCCGGCAGCGGCCCCCGCGGCTGCGCGGGGCACAAGCTGGGCTCCGGGTCCCGGCAGCCATGCCCTTGTCTCCCTCCCGGGCACGgagccggggcccggcggggcggcgaaGCGCGCCGAGGGACCGggagcggcagcaccgagcccaG CTCCGGCTGATGGACGCTCCAGCCCCgcatggctgcagctgcagctccagccccgtgTGATTTCGGCTCCCGATGCCGCCCGCTCCAG CTCCGGCTCCTCCACGCTCCGGCCGATGGACGTCCCACCtcgtcccacccctgcccgctCCGGCCGAGAGACGCTCCTGCTCCTGACAGCCCCGGGGGCTTTTGTCCAGCTCCGGCCCTGCGTCATTTTGGGCCCAGCCGAGACACCGGACGTTCCCGTTTCTCACAGCTCCAGCCCtacagctcctcccagctctgcccaatGGACGCTCGAGCCCTGCgtgagctcctgctgcttccagctccaggcgccggacgCTCGGCTGGTTCCCCTCCTGCTGATGGGCCCCCAGCTCGGagtcagagctgctccccagctctgggggctggtGACGAGGTCGTAA